Proteins encoded by one window of Xiphias gladius isolate SHS-SW01 ecotype Sanya breed wild chromosome 15, ASM1685928v1, whole genome shotgun sequence:
- the plrg1 gene encoding pleiotropic regulator 1, whose translation MTEDVQKHSVHTLVFRSLKRTHDMFVSDHAKSIALDDESHKVKMGVKLKAEYGAVLHMPVLKEGKDRVSHLPGGMQGHQSYTQPDDPEYLITGTHAYPSGPGVALTADTKMHRNPSEGGVHSMALALPPSQARQDTSRTAASVGDIHRHAGGAERSHPHSTAVSLLEGGGTRNSALMRKAPTMPKPQWHPPWKLFRVISGHLGWVRSIAVEPGNQWFVTGSADRTIKIWDLASGKLKLSLTGHISTVRGVAVSSRSPYLFSCGEDKQVKCWDLEYNKVIRHYHGHLSAVYDLDLHPTIDVLVTCSRDATARVWDIRTKANVHTLAGHTNTVATVRCQAAEPQIITGSHDSTIRLWDLIAGKTRATLTNHKKSVRTLVLHPRQYTFASGSADNIKQWMFPDGNFIQNLSGHNAIINTLAVNSDGVLVSGADNGTIHMWDWRTGYNFQRIHAAVQPGSLDSESGIFACLFDHSESRLITAEADKTIKVYREDDTATEESHPINWKPEILKRKRF comes from the exons ATGACTGAG gaTGTCCAGAAGCACTCAGTCCACACTCTTGTCTTCAGATCTCTCAAAAGGACCCATGACATGTTTGTGTCCGACCATGCGAAATCCATCGCACTGGACGATGAAAG CCACAAGGTGAAGATGGGTGTGAAACTGAAAGCAGAGTATGGTGCAGTTTTACACATGCCTGTCCTGAAGGAAGGGAAAGACAGAGTCTCACATCTTCCAGGCGGCATGCAAGGCCACCAGAGCTACACACAGCCAG ATGACCCAGAATACCTGATCACTGGGACACATGCTTACCCTTCTGGACCTG GAGTGGCCTTGACAGCTGACACAAAGATGCACAGGAATCCCAGTGAGGGTGGAGTCCATTCCATGGCGTTGGCGTTGCCACCCTCGCAAGCCAG GCAGGACACGAGCCGCACTGCAGCCAGTGTCGGGGACATCCATCGACACGCAGGAGGGGCAGAAAGATCTCACCCTCATTCGACTGCCGTG tcACTCTTGGAAGGAGGCGGCACCAGAAATTCTGCACTCATGAGGAAAGCACCAACCATGCCCAAACCCCAGTGGCATCCACCATGGAAACTGTTTCGG GTTATCAGTGGTCACCTTGGCTGGGTGCGGTCCATCGCTGTGGAGCCTGGGAATCAGTGGTTTGTCACAGGGTCTGCTGATAGAACCATAAAG ATCTGGGACCTGGCCAGTGGGAAGCTAAAACTCTCTCTGACCGGACACATCAGCACAGTCCGTGGTGTGGCAGTCAGCAGCCGCAGCCCTTACCTGTTCTCCTGTGGTGAAGACAAGCAAGTCAAATGTTGGGATCTGGAGTACAACAAG gTCATCAGGCACTACCACGGACACCTGAGTGCTGTGTATGACTTAGATCTACATCCAACCATTGATGTGTTGGTGACGTGCAGCAGAGATGCCACAGCGAGG GTGTGGGACATCAGGACAAAAGCTAACGTGCACACACTAGCCGGCCACACCAACACTGTGGCCACAGTGAGATGTCAAGCTGCAGAGCCACAAATAATCACtg GCAGCCATGATTCAACAATCAGGCTGTGGGATTTGATCGCCGGAAAAACCAGAGCCACACTGACCAACCACAAGAAGTCTGTCCGAACTCTGGTGCTGCACCCCAGACA GTACACATTTGCTTCTGGTTCTGCTGACAACATCAAGCAGTGGATGTTCCCAGATGGCAACTTCATCCAGAACCTGTCGGGCCACAACGCTATTATCAACACCCTGGCTGTTAACTCTGATGGCGTATTGGTGTCTGGAG CCGACAATGGAACCATCCACATGTGGGATTGGAGGACAGGCTACAACTTCCAGAGGATTCATGCAGCTGTGCAGCCTGGATCTCTGGACAGTGAGTCCGGCATCTTTGCCTGTTTGTTCGACCACTCAGAAAGCAGATTGATCACCGCCGAGGCCGACAAGACCATTAAAGTATACAGAGAGGACGACACCGCT aCAGAGGAAAGCCATCCAATCAACTGGAAACCAGAAATCCTCAAGAGAAAAAGATTCTaa
- the fgg gene encoding fibrinogen gamma chain, giving the protein MASSLLATAGGLLLLFSLSSAQTRGDSLDLCTPHDGFGKYCPTTCGVADYLLRYIPTTNSDLDILQRDLETIANLTQGADEKIVHMRDSTTSAQKSSPHDSYFKKSNSILEDVIRFEHTITVQEQQIFELQNIISENERRMADLKQLSIQLQQKCSEPCIDTVQIQTITGADCQDIANKGATTSGLYYVKPVKATEQFLVYCEIDSSGRGFTVIQRRRDGSVDFHKDWIQYKEGFGFLSPDDSTEFWLGNEKIHLLTASSSIPTVLRIVLVDWEGNERYADYNMFRVGPEADMYRMVYAFYFGGDAGDAFNGFDFGDDPSDKFYTFHNGMQFSTFDRDNDKYDGNCALQDGSGWWMNRCHAAHLNGKYYQGGRYTEKDAGEYGFDNGIIWVTWHNRWYSLKETTMKLIPLSRIAAGGGQQAGAKQFAGLGDA; this is encoded by the exons ATGGCTTCATCACTTCTTGCAACAGCAGGAGGCCTCCTATTACTTTTCTCCTTATCATCAGCA CAAACCAGAGGAGACAGCCTCGATTTGTGCACCCCACATGATGGCTTT GGAAAGTACTGTCCTACTACATGTGGAGTGGCTGATTACCTGCTGAGGTATATTCCAACAACGAACAGTGATTTGGACATTTTGCAAAGAGACCTGGAAACAATTGCCAATTTGACCCAGGGGGCTGATGAAAAAATTGTCCACATGAGAGATTCTACTACGTCAGCCCAAAAGAGTTCCCCGCATG ACTCATACTTCAAAAAGTCGAACAGTATCCTGGAAGATGTCATCCGGTTTGAACATACCATCACTGTACAGGAACAACAAATATT TGAACTTCAGAATATAATTTCAGAAAACGAGAGGAGAATGGCAGACTTGAAACAACTCTCCATTCAGCTGCAACAGAAATGCAGTGAGCCTTGTATAGACACGGTTCAGATCCAAACCATCACAGGagcag acTGCCAGGATATTGCAAACAAAGGTGCTACCACCAGCGGCCTTTACTATGTGAAGCCAGTGAAAGCCACTGAGCAGTTCCTGGTCTATTGTGAGATTGATAGCTCTGGACGAGGCTTCACAGTAATACAGAGG AGACGTGATGGCAGCGTGGACTTCCACAAGGACTGGATCCAGTACAAGGAGGGCTTTGGTTTTCTTTCCCCAGATGACAGTACCGAGTTCTGGCTCGGCAACGAGAAGATCCACCTGCTGACTGCCAGTTCGAGCATCCCAACCGTGCTGAGGATAGTGCTTGTTGACTGGGAGGGTAACGAAag GTATGCAGACTACAACATGTTCAGAGTGGGACCAGAGGCCGACATGTACCGTATGGTCTATGCTTTCTACTTTGGTGGCGATGCAGGAGATGCTTTCAACGGCTTTGACTTTGGAGATGACCCCAGTGACAAGTTCTACACATTTCACAACGGCATGCAGTTCAGTACCTTTGACCGGGACAATGACAAGTATGACGGCAACTGCGCTCTGCAGGACGGCTCCGGCTGGTGGATGAACAGATGCCATGCTGCACATCTGAACGGCAAATACTACCAGG GTGGCAGGTACACAGAGAAGGATGCTGGTGAATATGGCTTCGACAACGGCATCATTTGGGTCACATGGCACAACCGCTGGTACTCCCTGAAAGAGACCACCATGAAGCTCATACCCCTCAGCCGCATCGCAGCAGGCGGTGGACAGCAGGCGGGTGCTAAACAGTTTGCTGGGCTTGGAGATGCATAA
- the LOC120800486 gene encoding uncharacterized protein LOC120800486: MVPRQTHVSGDVPGRKPWDDQSLVKKIYNRLKDDGLPVWMDIEGGVTGNINDAMAAGVEEAAVICPFMTPAYQASRSCKKELNYADTREVIIVPVMLATNWEATEWLGLITAGLLWVDFRNAETDEERLEMCLRCLEEEIMFNAGHLLAGEEPPRGVVDGPDPPQPRLKKKPARGFRHALSKLYIHDSGEPIIHPTSDSRNTVELTGTPGDHRYWEEVKGNGCKYYRNVVTDRYLGFDPSGNQVHSEASPSVSEEWLLLVDQTDQSHQRAVIIKNKHSGRFLAVQNGRFTGLTSYDEDCKWFLE, from the exons ATGGTTCCGCGTCAAACTCACGTTTCAGGGGACGTACCCGGACGAAAACCG TGGGATGACCAGTCTCTTGTGAAAAAGATTTACAATCGCCTCAAAGATGATGGGCTGCCAGTGTGGATGGACATCGAGGGAGGGGTGACAGGGAACATCAACGATGC GATGGCTGCAGGTGTGGAGGAGGCCGCGGTGATTTGTCCATTTATGACCCCGGCTTACCAGGCGTCCCGCAGCTGCAAGAAGGAGCTCAACTATGCAGACACCAGGGAGGTCATCATCGTGCCAGTCATGCTGGCCACGAACTGGGAGGCCACCGAGTGGCTGGGACTGATCACTGCAGGCCTGCTGTGGGTGGACTTTAG AAATGCAGAAACGGATGAGGAGCGCCTTGAGATGTGTCTCAGATGTCTGGAGGAGGAGATAATGTTTAATGCTGGTCACCTCCTGGCAGGGGAGGAACCTCCCAGAGGGGTGGTGGATGGGCCAGATCCACCACAACCCCGACTGAAAAAGAAACCCGCCCGAGGCTTTCGCCACGCCCTCTCAAAGCTCTACATTCACGACTCAG GCGAGCCGATAATCCACCCAACCAgtgacagcagaaacacagtGGAGCTCACTGGGACGCCTGGAGATCACCGTTACTGGGAGGAGGTTAAGGGTAACGGCTGTAAATACTACAGGAATGTTGTCACTGACAGGTACCTCG ggTTTGACCCCAGCGGGAACCAGGTCCACTCTGAGGCCAGTCCCTCTGTGTCTGAGGAGTGGCTGCTTTTGGTGGACCAGACAGACCAGAGCCATCAGAGAGCCGTCATCATCAAGAACAAACACTCAGGGAGGTTCCTGGCAGTCCAAAATGGCCGCTTCACTGGACTAACATCGTATGACGAAGACTGCAAATGGTTTTTAGAATAA